The following proteins come from a genomic window of Sorghum bicolor cultivar BTx623 chromosome 3, Sorghum_bicolor_NCBIv3, whole genome shotgun sequence:
- the LOC8063097 gene encoding uncharacterized protein LOC8063097: protein MPRDRSPTAERRRGIRRLLLHPRGEASSSSPPPPPRPPVPAQEEGRRKGFASAALRGLGCASSAASQAYAPGAAAAATAVRSSADWHGGRRRRRGKDRRKDRGAGGGGGGGGGGGFVTGGIGADVWCAPGIPFAAEASSVDCVVARHQMVGRGGGRGADGDRPHRERPCLSRRASMQEQISSSFMDSPPPPHLDAPFFGADLIPSGRLRRMRGYRHSPGGLEEEIMMFQTRVLLGGMNMYDRYQDWRLDVDNMTYEELLELEDKIGYVNTGLREDEITRNLKKVKHPSFSSFRFATEMERKCSICQEEFEANEEMGRLDCGHSYHVYCIKQWLSQKNTCPVCKTAVSKN, encoded by the exons ATGCCGCGTGACCGCTCGCCGACGGCGGAGCGCCGGCGGGGGATCCGGCGCCTGCTCCTGCACCCCCGGGGCGAGGCCTCCTCGTCCTCGCCTCCGCCTCCCCCGCGCCCGCCGGTGCCGGCGCAGGAGGAGGGGAGGCGTAAGGGGTTCGcgtcggcggcgctgcgcggcctgGGCTGCGCGTCGTCGGCGGCGTCGCAGGCGTACGCGCCCggggcggccgcggcggcgacggccgTGCGGTCGTCGGCTGACTGGCACGGCGGGCGTCGGCGGCGGAGGGGCAAGGACAGGAGGAAGGACCGTGGCGCGggcggcgggggaggaggaggaggaggcggaggctTCGTCACCGGGGGGATCGGCGCCGACGTGTGGTGCGCGCCCGGGATACCCTTCGCCGCGGAGGCGTCCTCGGTGGACTGCGTGGTGGCGCGCCACCAGATGGTGGGGAGGGGCGGTGGCCGCGGCGCCGACGGCGACAGGCCCCACAGAGAG CGGCCGTGCCTGTCCCGGAGGGCGTCCATGCAGGAGCAGATATCCTCGTCCTTCATggactcgccgccgccgccgcacctcgacGCTCCCTTCTTCGGCGCCGATCTCATCCCCTCCGGCCGCCTCCGCCGGATGCGTGGGTACCGCCACTCccccggaggcctcgaggaagag ATAATGATGTTTCAGACAAGAGTGTTACTGGGAGGAATGAACATGTATGATCGCTACCAGGATTGGCGCCTTGACGTTGATAACATGACATACGAG GAGTTGCTCGAGCTTGAAGACAAAATTGGATACGTCAACACAGGGTTACGGGAGGATGAGATTACTCGCAACCTTAAGAAGGTCAAGCACCCATCCTTCAGTTCCTTCCGGTTCGCAACAGAAATGGAAAGGAAATGCAGTATTTGCCAA GAAGAATTCGAAGCAAATGAAGAGATGGGAAGGCTAGACTGTGGCCATAGCTACCATGTCTACTGCATCAAGCAGTGGCTCTCTCAGAAAAACACTTGCCCAGTTTGCAAGACTGCCGTTAGCAAGAATTGA
- the LOC110433500 gene encoding uncharacterized protein LOC110433500: protein MKASLFLEALASAYNHGRSACLSRWWNLAASPRSCISFLGVRRCVHSTKHVTVMKLLRNSENHQTTFQIMMLHRNAILMATNQVGNYTAVTAKQTKQSYLRHHMNGKKGEKIQCDANLL from the exons ATGAAGGCCTCATTATTTTTAGAGGCTTTGGCATCTGCCTACAACCACGGTCGCTCAGCATGTCTTAGTCGTTGGTGGAATTTGGCAGCAAGCCCAAGATCTTGCATCAG CTTCCTGGGCGTGCGAAGGTGCGTCCATTCTACTAAACACGTCACGGTAATGAAACTACTTCGGAACTCAGAG AATCATCAAACCACATTTCAGATTATGATG TTACACCGCAACGCAATTCTGATGGCTACGAACCAGGTTGGGAATTATACCGCAGTTACTGCAAAGCAGACTAAGCAATCTTACCTTCGGCACCACATGAACGGAAAAAAGGGGGAAAAAATCCAATGTGATGCCAACCTTTTGTAA